From a single Marinobacter sp. THAF197a genomic region:
- a CDS encoding ExeM/NucH family extracellular endonuclease, protein MTTLSRLLLNAALGLATTLCVPTQAVAEACGAPATAIHTIQGSGSASPMVGQTVTVEGILTRDSRHKGGFGGFYLQQADAETDQNPATSEALFIYTRQAAGKPGQRLRLTGIVKEYHGLTELVDVGKLTVCGEGKMPRPIEVSLPWSQPPESLENMRVRFAAPLTVIDHYNLALYGELTLAAADQVMPTEYLAPGPAAVRQARNNHQHRVFLDDGLAVRNPDPVPWPPGGLDGRNTVRAGDTVSQLQGVLDFRFGQWRVQPDRQPVFKASNERPQPPGRSDGVHLRVVTLNLENYFNGNGQGAGFPTARGAESLAAFQDQSQRLVAALTLPDPDILAVTELENDGYGPDSAVAELAAQLGAEWRFVATPGDDGSDAIRSALLYRTDRATPVGEASRQPSEPMGRPPLAQMFQARHGDQVVRIVVTHLKSKSCRNASGKDSDQKDGQGCFNHRRSQATETMLDWLGSLPAPATLAGTLITGDLNSYAQEDPVQVLYRQGFTSLVHHFHPCQPDHCPNHSYRYRGEKGTLDYALASASLMPHVTHAQTWNINADEPRALGYDQPPRIPVSGPWRSSDHNPVITDIRLPSP, encoded by the coding sequence GTGACGACACTTTCCAGACTTCTGCTCAACGCCGCCCTCGGCCTGGCTACCACGCTCTGCGTCCCGACGCAGGCAGTGGCCGAGGCGTGTGGCGCGCCGGCCACTGCCATCCACACCATTCAGGGGAGCGGCTCCGCTTCGCCCATGGTCGGGCAAACCGTCACCGTCGAAGGCATCCTCACCCGGGACAGTCGCCACAAAGGTGGTTTTGGTGGTTTCTACCTGCAACAGGCTGACGCTGAAACGGACCAGAACCCGGCCACCTCCGAAGCCCTGTTCATCTACACACGCCAGGCAGCGGGCAAGCCCGGCCAGCGCCTGCGACTGACAGGGATCGTCAAGGAATATCATGGTCTGACGGAACTGGTGGATGTCGGCAAGCTGACAGTCTGCGGCGAGGGCAAGATGCCCCGGCCCATCGAGGTGTCACTGCCCTGGTCACAACCACCGGAAAGTCTTGAGAACATGCGGGTTCGCTTTGCCGCCCCGCTGACGGTTATTGACCACTACAACCTTGCCCTTTACGGCGAGCTTACTCTGGCCGCCGCGGATCAAGTCATGCCGACGGAATACCTGGCACCGGGGCCAGCAGCCGTCAGGCAGGCCCGCAACAACCATCAACACCGTGTGTTTCTGGACGATGGCCTGGCCGTGCGCAATCCTGATCCCGTGCCATGGCCACCGGGCGGGCTTGATGGGCGGAACACGGTACGCGCCGGCGATACCGTCTCGCAACTGCAGGGCGTTCTCGATTTTCGCTTTGGCCAGTGGCGCGTCCAGCCAGACAGGCAACCGGTCTTCAAAGCCAGCAACGAGCGCCCGCAACCACCCGGAAGGTCCGATGGCGTCCACCTGCGGGTCGTCACCCTGAACCTGGAGAACTACTTCAACGGTAACGGCCAGGGTGCAGGCTTTCCCACTGCCCGGGGGGCAGAGAGTCTGGCCGCCTTCCAGGACCAGAGCCAGCGGCTGGTGGCAGCTCTCACCTTACCAGACCCGGACATACTGGCAGTCACCGAACTTGAAAACGACGGTTATGGCCCAGACAGTGCCGTTGCCGAACTGGCCGCGCAGCTTGGCGCCGAGTGGCGTTTTGTGGCGACACCCGGCGATGACGGCTCCGACGCCATTCGCAGCGCCCTGTTATACCGGACAGATCGGGCAACCCCTGTTGGCGAAGCCAGTCGGCAGCCGTCAGAGCCCATGGGCAGGCCGCCCCTGGCCCAGATGTTCCAGGCACGGCATGGCGATCAGGTTGTTCGCATCGTAGTGACGCACCTGAAATCGAAGTCCTGTCGGAATGCCAGCGGCAAAGATTCCGATCAGAAGGACGGCCAGGGCTGTTTCAATCATCGCCGCAGCCAGGCTACCGAAACCATGCTCGACTGGCTTGGCTCACTTCCGGCACCGGCCACACTCGCCGGCACCTTGATCACCGGCGACCTCAACAGCTACGCCCAGGAAGACCCGGTGCAGGTGCTTTATCGGCAGGGCTTTACCAGCCTGGTGCACCATTTCCATCCCTGCCAACCGGACCACTGTCCAAACCACAGTTATCGATACCGGGGAGAAAAAGGCACACTGGATTACGCCCTGGCGTCAGCCAGCCTGATGCCCCATGTCACCCACGCCCAAACGTGGAACATCAACGCCGATGAACCCCGGGCCCTGGGCTACGACCAGCCACCTCGGATACCGGTCAGCGGCCCCTGGCGCTCGTCGGATCACAACCCGGTGATTACGGATATCCGGCTGCCATCGCCTTGA
- a CDS encoding AraC family transcriptional regulator codes for MRVSVSTAQDLGMPAIYLHTLAELLHTIGVDERDLILRVGLDPTRLNSTEVRVSQAQASEFVTRAIIESGEPGLGIMLARELKLPLHGALGTAVMSSRTLEEALELMTRYLTLRAPHLKVQKRVSGQNAWYNVTCDIELGPLQGFVLDAVLFGCVTMGAQLTGTLVPGTRVLRRGPEPNHFHRFRNRIGVPVEYGATENALIVPVSQLCLPVRFSDDQLAASSRAQCEEALKQLKEDAGFACRVRRVIETSHPFPPKLARVAATLFVSERTLKRRLQEEEASFQQLVDQVRLERAKELLENTGMNLSQIADALGYADAANFTRAFKRWTGLSPSHFRTRETALRRTA; via the coding sequence ATGCGCGTCTCAGTTTCTACTGCACAGGATCTGGGCATGCCGGCCATCTACCTGCATACCCTGGCCGAATTGCTGCATACCATTGGAGTGGACGAAAGGGATCTCATTCTTCGGGTCGGTCTTGACCCCACCCGCCTGAACTCAACGGAAGTAAGAGTCAGCCAGGCCCAGGCCAGCGAGTTTGTCACCCGCGCCATTATTGAGAGTGGTGAGCCGGGCCTTGGCATCATGCTCGCCCGGGAGCTCAAGCTCCCCCTGCACGGCGCCCTGGGAACGGCGGTCATGAGCAGCCGAACCCTGGAAGAGGCACTGGAGCTGATGACCCGCTACCTGACGCTGCGAGCGCCCCACCTGAAAGTTCAGAAACGGGTATCCGGGCAGAACGCCTGGTATAACGTGACCTGCGACATCGAACTGGGGCCACTGCAGGGATTTGTGCTGGATGCGGTTCTGTTTGGCTGCGTAACCATGGGCGCTCAGTTGACCGGCACCCTGGTACCCGGCACACGGGTGCTTCGGCGCGGGCCAGAGCCCAACCACTTCCACCGCTTTCGTAATCGTATCGGGGTGCCGGTGGAGTATGGCGCAACCGAGAACGCGCTTATCGTGCCCGTCAGCCAGCTTTGCCTGCCGGTGCGATTCAGCGACGACCAGCTTGCCGCCAGTTCACGGGCGCAATGCGAAGAAGCCCTCAAACAATTGAAGGAAGATGCCGGCTTTGCCTGCCGGGTTCGACGGGTCATCGAGACCAGTCATCCGTTTCCTCCAAAACTGGCGCGGGTAGCCGCTACTCTGTTTGTGTCCGAGCGCACCCTGAAACGCCGCCTTCAGGAAGAAGAGGCCAGCTTCCAGCAACTGGTGGATCAGGTTCGCCTTGAACGGGCCAAGGAACTTCTGGAGAACACCGGCATGAACCTGAGCCAGATTGCCGATGCCCTTGGCTATGCCGATGCAGCCAACTTTACCCGGGCCTTCAAGCGTTGGACCGGCCTGAGCCCCAGCCATTTCCGCACCCGTGAAACGGCCCTGCGCCGAACGGCCTGA
- a CDS encoding response regulator, whose translation MTDLRILVVEDEPVMRERLAEMLYKAGATQVAECPDAASARAAFDASEYHIVLLDLGLPDGDGHELMTRFKQIREDQHIVLVTADDSIESIQRAISAGANGYVVKPYSQEKIHDVVNNYAIVHGGDMAMMQGLNRRH comes from the coding sequence ATGACGGATCTGAGAATACTGGTAGTGGAAGATGAGCCCGTGATGCGGGAACGGCTCGCGGAAATGCTCTACAAGGCGGGCGCCACACAAGTGGCTGAATGCCCCGATGCGGCCTCGGCCCGGGCGGCTTTCGATGCCAGCGAGTACCATATTGTTCTGCTGGATCTGGGTTTGCCAGATGGGGATGGCCATGAGCTAATGACGCGGTTCAAGCAGATTCGGGAGGATCAGCATATCGTGCTGGTCACCGCCGATGACTCCATTGAGAGCATTCAGCGGGCAATCAGTGCCGGTGCCAATGGCTATGTGGTCAAGCCCTACTCCCAGGAAAAAATTCACGATGTGGTGAATAACTACGCCATCGTGCATGGCGGCGATATGGCGATGATGCAAGGGCTGAACCGGCGCCACTGA
- the queE gene encoding 7-carboxy-7-deazaguanine synthase has translation MYRVKEAFYTLQGEGAQAGRAAVFCRFSKCNLWTGREKDRAAAVCNFCDTDFVGTDGQNGGRFETAVELAEHIRKLWPDAPGRPYVVCTGGEPLLQLDKPLIDAFHAAGFEVGVETNGTLPAPEGIDWLCVSPKADAEVVITQCDELKLVYPQPLAQPERFLGIRARHYFLSPMASPSVPDQGDDPVKRSNTQKATEYCLAHPQWRLTLQMHKILGID, from the coding sequence ATGTACCGGGTAAAGGAAGCGTTTTACACCCTGCAGGGGGAAGGCGCCCAGGCGGGCCGGGCAGCGGTATTCTGCCGGTTCAGTAAATGCAATCTGTGGACCGGACGGGAGAAGGATCGGGCGGCGGCTGTCTGTAACTTCTGCGATACCGATTTTGTCGGTACCGACGGCCAGAATGGCGGGCGTTTCGAGACTGCCGTGGAGCTGGCTGAACATATTCGTAAGCTTTGGCCCGACGCCCCGGGCCGGCCCTACGTGGTCTGCACCGGTGGGGAACCCCTGCTGCAGCTGGACAAACCATTGATTGATGCCTTCCACGCGGCGGGTTTCGAGGTGGGGGTGGAAACCAACGGTACCCTGCCGGCGCCGGAGGGAATCGACTGGCTGTGTGTCAGCCCGAAGGCCGACGCCGAGGTGGTCATTACCCAATGTGATGAGCTGAAACTGGTGTATCCCCAGCCTCTGGCCCAGCCGGAACGGTTTCTGGGAATTCGGGCCAGGCACTATTTCCTGTCACCAATGGCCTCGCCGTCTGTACCGGATCAGGGGGATGACCCGGTCAAACGCAGCAACACCCAAAAAGCCACCGAGTATTGCCTCGCGCATCCGCAATGGCGCCTGACCCTGCAAATGCACAAGATTCTGGGCATTGACTGA
- a CDS encoding WYL domain-containing protein, which yields MKKTDWPIRWDLLLRYRLIEIIALWEGRLTTNHICHSFGIGRQQASKDINTYLRELAPGNLVYDRHLKGYVPAAGFKPVVTRGQVSEYQDLLARQQSLSDTFSDLELGLPGNAVIPEPSRRIAPETMRAVVNATRYHRQLKASYVSLSRPEAADSLLEPHSLVCTGNSWHVRAWCNANREFRDFALSRFQGQPEALRQKSRHAAQQDEDWQRLVTLEIAPDQRLTEAQQQIIANDYGMEQGCLSIETRAALAPYVLSRLGITFDNSHPDPLVQQLELANPDQLGFGSKRERALKAVAGLC from the coding sequence ATGAAGAAAACGGACTGGCCCATTCGCTGGGATTTACTGCTTCGCTATCGACTGATTGAAATCATCGCCTTGTGGGAAGGACGCCTGACCACCAACCACATCTGCCACAGTTTCGGCATTGGTCGCCAGCAGGCATCAAAGGATATCAACACCTACTTGCGGGAACTGGCTCCCGGCAACCTGGTTTACGACCGGCACCTGAAGGGCTATGTGCCGGCAGCCGGTTTCAAACCGGTGGTAACCCGGGGCCAGGTTAGCGAGTATCAAGACCTGCTTGCACGGCAACAGAGCCTGAGCGACACGTTTTCTGACCTGGAGCTTGGTCTGCCGGGCAATGCCGTCATCCCGGAACCGTCCCGGCGCATCGCCCCGGAAACCATGCGGGCCGTGGTTAACGCTACCCGTTATCACCGCCAACTCAAGGCCAGTTACGTGTCCCTGAGCCGACCGGAAGCCGCCGACAGCCTGCTGGAGCCGCATTCACTGGTATGCACGGGTAACAGCTGGCATGTGCGGGCCTGGTGCAATGCCAACCGGGAATTCCGGGATTTCGCCCTGAGCCGTTTTCAGGGCCAGCCGGAGGCACTCCGGCAGAAATCCAGGCACGCCGCACAGCAGGATGAAGACTGGCAACGCCTGGTCACCCTGGAGATCGCACCTGATCAGCGCCTGACCGAGGCGCAACAACAGATCATTGCCAACGACTACGGTATGGAACAGGGCTGCCTCAGCATTGAAACCCGCGCAGCGTTGGCGCCCTATGTCCTGTCCCGGCTCGGAATTACCTTTGACAATAGCCACCCGGACCCACTGGTGCAGCAGCTGGAACTGGCCAATCCGGACCAGCTTGGCTTTGGCAGCAAGCGCGAACGGGCACTCAAAGCGGTGGCCGGTCTCTGCTAG
- a CDS encoding alpha/beta fold hydrolase produces the protein MKVPTPNLWPVARTGQRWLLRAQRQEAIVDGHRMVFLERGKPAPGRPTLVLIHGFAAMKENWAFWMQKLPADWHLLVPDVPGLGESQYHADACYRYESQAQRLSEWLSGYATDNLHIAGSSMGGAIASILAHKLEQPPRSLTLLNSAGIPEHADVDIDAPFESDRDAILIPQDWAGVYRMFNSVGTGKPTLPGLAMAGLLGPDLLNRRQALRHIFNDMLADALAPARYLGPGTPPLQVQWGEKDVITPTRCVNWFRTATPDADVHVFRGVGHLPMLENPGRSAKVLETFIRRHSH, from the coding sequence ATGAAAGTCCCGACCCCGAACCTATGGCCGGTCGCCCGCACCGGACAACGCTGGCTGCTGCGCGCACAACGGCAGGAAGCCATTGTCGACGGCCATCGCATGGTGTTTCTGGAACGTGGCAAACCGGCACCCGGGCGACCAACCCTGGTGTTGATACATGGCTTTGCAGCGATGAAGGAAAACTGGGCCTTCTGGATGCAGAAACTCCCTGCAGACTGGCACCTGCTGGTTCCGGACGTACCCGGACTGGGTGAGAGCCAGTACCATGCTGACGCCTGCTACCGCTACGAAAGCCAGGCCCAACGGCTGAGTGAGTGGCTATCCGGCTACGCAACAGACAACCTTCACATTGCCGGCAGCTCCATGGGAGGCGCCATTGCGTCGATTCTGGCCCATAAGCTGGAACAACCTCCCCGGTCACTGACACTGCTTAACAGTGCCGGCATCCCGGAACATGCGGATGTGGATATTGATGCTCCCTTTGAGTCTGATCGCGATGCCATCCTGATTCCCCAGGACTGGGCCGGGGTCTACCGGATGTTCAACAGTGTGGGCACCGGCAAACCAACGTTACCCGGGCTCGCCATGGCCGGATTACTGGGCCCGGACCTTCTGAACCGCCGACAAGCGCTGAGACACATATTCAACGACATGCTCGCTGACGCCCTTGCCCCGGCCCGGTATCTCGGCCCGGGCACACCACCGCTGCAGGTGCAGTGGGGCGAGAAAGACGTTATCACCCCGACCCGTTGCGTAAACTGGTTCAGAACTGCCACGCCAGACGCCGATGTGCATGTATTCCGGGGCGTCGGCCACCTGCCCATGCTGGAAAATCCTGGCCGTTCCGCCAAGGTTCTGGAAACCTTCATCCGGCGCCATAGCCATTGA
- a CDS encoding 7TM diverse intracellular signaling domain-containing protein — MQQRFSETLNRVLVALLMLVVVSLPSLVQAKSACPAGSVVLDSTTSSVRNLDGCIWYLEDAGHELVIDDILAMPKEQFSLHRGGVLNFGYTDSAYWTRFDLTTRGSQVASNWILELALPLVDEVWLYVVRDGRVVEQRRAGYLDNWDDRDLAVPNPTFRLQLVPDATTTVYLRTTTTNTFRLPVTLWHPDSYIEKVSIDEAVRGVLLGAILAILAYNLFVAVSVRERSNIYYVLYLICAAVFIATEQVHGVQLLDNRPPILDKAYLHFQIILTWFFGLLMARSLLETQQRSPDLDQVIRLCLYSVAATFVLSFFMPYSVAMEWIVVGSILLSLILIVVSYLSWRYYNPAARSYFFAWTMALIGFGIYALTVMGYLPLNTFTTYAPQFGLVAQIILFSFALADRIKQVQGEALAWNQRALANLQRYQSLFDNAIEGVFQMSPDRRFVTANPAMAELLGYSSSRELLQDNPDVLETCIADDRLRRLVVEQLEVRGMVKGIEARYFTRSGVERWATISLHTAYDLDGEPLHLEGTCIDATESHQRQRIEREREQERLEKELARHSAQAKSQFLANMSHEIRTPLAAIIGYGETLLDPDLDEREKRSSAETVVRSGRHLLELVNDILDHSKIDANKLDVDVVPVMLPDLLDEIRAFFEPRAREKGLEFTIICDFPLPEQILTDPTRFRQIIINLCGNALKFTEKGTISLILRCDREAETLCARVVDTGIGMKPEQLERLFDPFAQGSTAISRQYGGTGLGLSISRRLAELLGGSIRVSSTYGEGSEFDVCIRTGDLADVHFLRDASELNQRRRGIATVLAPRLKGRILCAEDNDVNRRLVSMLVDRTGAELVHVSNGAEALELASRERFDLILMDIQMPVMNGRDATQALREAGVNTPIIALTANVMTEDIAEYRLAGCNEHLAKPIDKQRFYEVLARYLTVCPEDYQGDTRQYSGKVLVAEDNDDNRLLVERMLRRFGVEPVPVASGDLAVRLALADTVHLVLMDRHMPEMDGVAATRLLRQAGFRRPIIAFTAGDQTENDALLAAGCDGVLNKPIDQSHLQAILERYLVASPASAVTSDDLAHLVPRFLGGLEGRRERMRLAFRARDASALQMESHQIKGTAGAMGYPLMTRQATSLENRLRENPPDWARIGKELRTLDEMIERALQGAPDERETTQEQAND, encoded by the coding sequence TTGCAGCAACGGTTTTCCGAAACGCTCAACCGGGTGCTCGTCGCCCTGTTGATGCTGGTTGTTGTTTCCCTGCCCTCTCTGGTGCAGGCGAAAAGCGCCTGTCCTGCCGGGTCGGTGGTGCTGGATAGTACGACCAGCAGTGTGCGTAATCTCGATGGCTGTATCTGGTATCTGGAAGATGCCGGCCATGAACTGGTCATTGACGACATCCTGGCCATGCCGAAGGAGCAGTTCAGCCTGCACCGGGGGGGCGTGCTTAATTTCGGTTATACCGACTCGGCCTACTGGACCCGTTTTGATCTGACCACCCGCGGCAGCCAGGTTGCCAGCAACTGGATACTCGAGCTGGCGCTGCCACTGGTGGATGAAGTCTGGCTGTATGTGGTGCGTGACGGTCGGGTGGTTGAGCAGCGCCGTGCGGGCTACCTCGACAACTGGGACGACCGGGATCTGGCCGTGCCCAACCCGACCTTCCGCCTACAGTTGGTGCCCGATGCCACCACCACCGTGTATCTGCGAACCACCACCACCAATACCTTCAGGTTGCCGGTAACACTCTGGCACCCGGACAGTTACATTGAGAAAGTGTCCATCGATGAAGCGGTCAGGGGGGTGCTGTTGGGAGCCATCCTGGCCATCCTCGCCTATAACCTGTTTGTTGCTGTGTCCGTCCGGGAACGAAGTAACATCTATTATGTGCTGTACCTGATTTGCGCGGCGGTGTTTATTGCCACCGAACAGGTGCACGGGGTTCAGTTGCTGGACAACCGGCCACCGATTCTGGACAAGGCCTACCTGCATTTCCAGATCATCCTGACCTGGTTCTTCGGGTTGCTGATGGCTCGTTCGCTGCTCGAGACCCAACAGCGTTCCCCGGACCTGGACCAGGTCATCCGCCTGTGCCTGTATTCGGTGGCGGCCACCTTCGTGTTGTCGTTCTTCATGCCCTACTCGGTGGCTATGGAATGGATTGTGGTGGGGTCCATTCTGTTGAGCCTGATCCTGATCGTGGTCAGTTACCTGTCGTGGCGCTATTACAACCCGGCGGCCCGGTCCTACTTCTTTGCCTGGACCATGGCGCTGATCGGTTTTGGGATCTATGCGCTTACGGTCATGGGGTATCTGCCCCTGAACACCTTCACCACCTATGCACCCCAGTTTGGGTTAGTGGCCCAGATCATTCTGTTTTCCTTTGCCCTTGCCGATCGCATCAAGCAGGTTCAGGGCGAAGCGCTGGCCTGGAACCAAAGGGCACTGGCCAATCTCCAGCGCTACCAGTCGCTGTTTGATAACGCCATTGAAGGGGTGTTCCAGATGTCGCCAGACCGCCGCTTTGTCACCGCCAATCCGGCGATGGCCGAGTTGTTGGGCTACAGCAGCAGCCGCGAATTGCTACAGGACAACCCGGACGTTCTGGAAACCTGCATCGCCGATGACCGGCTGCGGCGCCTGGTGGTAGAGCAACTGGAAGTCCGGGGCATGGTCAAGGGTATTGAGGCCCGCTATTTCACCCGCAGTGGTGTTGAACGTTGGGCCACCATCTCGTTGCACACAGCCTACGATCTGGATGGCGAGCCCCTGCACCTTGAAGGTACCTGCATTGATGCGACCGAGAGTCACCAGCGCCAGCGAATCGAGCGGGAGCGTGAGCAGGAGCGCCTGGAGAAAGAGCTGGCCCGACACTCAGCCCAGGCCAAGAGCCAGTTTTTGGCCAACATGAGCCATGAAATCCGGACACCGCTGGCGGCCATTATAGGGTATGGCGAAACCCTGCTGGACCCAGACCTTGATGAGCGGGAGAAACGCAGCAGCGCCGAGACCGTCGTACGCAGTGGCCGGCATCTGCTGGAGTTGGTCAACGACATCCTTGACCACTCGAAGATCGATGCCAACAAGCTTGATGTCGATGTGGTACCGGTCATGCTGCCGGATTTGCTGGATGAGATTCGCGCCTTTTTCGAACCCCGGGCCCGGGAAAAGGGCCTGGAATTCACCATTATCTGCGACTTTCCCCTGCCCGAGCAGATTCTGACCGACCCAACCCGATTTCGGCAGATCATCATTAACCTGTGTGGAAATGCGCTTAAATTCACCGAAAAAGGCACAATTTCTCTTATTTTGCGCTGTGACCGAGAAGCCGAAACCCTCTGTGCCCGGGTTGTGGACACCGGCATTGGCATGAAGCCGGAGCAACTGGAGCGGCTGTTTGATCCCTTCGCCCAGGGCAGCACGGCTATCTCCCGGCAATATGGCGGAACGGGGTTGGGACTCAGCATTTCCCGCCGGCTGGCCGAGTTGCTTGGCGGCAGTATCCGGGTATCCAGTACCTATGGTGAGGGCAGTGAGTTTGACGTCTGCATTCGCACCGGCGACCTTGCCGACGTTCATTTTCTGCGTGACGCCTCGGAGTTGAACCAGCGCCGACGGGGTATCGCCACGGTGTTGGCCCCCAGGCTCAAAGGCCGGATTCTGTGTGCTGAAGATAACGACGTGAATCGGCGCCTGGTATCCATGCTGGTAGACAGAACCGGTGCCGAACTGGTGCACGTCAGTAACGGGGCCGAAGCGCTGGAATTGGCTAGCCGGGAGCGTTTTGACCTGATTCTGATGGACATCCAGATGCCGGTGATGAACGGCCGGGATGCCACCCAGGCATTGAGAGAAGCCGGGGTAAATACCCCAATCATCGCCCTGACAGCCAACGTAATGACGGAAGACATTGCCGAGTACCGGCTGGCGGGCTGTAATGAGCATCTGGCCAAGCCCATCGACAAACAACGCTTCTACGAGGTGCTGGCGCGGTACCTGACGGTTTGCCCTGAAGACTATCAGGGCGATACGCGCCAGTACTCGGGTAAGGTGCTGGTTGCCGAAGACAACGACGACAATCGTTTACTGGTTGAGAGGATGTTGCGGCGCTTTGGTGTTGAGCCAGTTCCGGTCGCCAGTGGCGATCTGGCCGTCCGGCTTGCGCTGGCCGACACCGTGCATCTGGTCCTGATGGATCGCCATATGCCGGAAATGGACGGTGTAGCCGCCACCCGCCTGCTGCGCCAGGCCGGGTTCCGCCGCCCGATCATTGCCTTCACGGCCGGGGATCAGACAGAGAACGATGCTCTGCTGGCGGCGGGCTGTGATGGGGTGCTGAACAAACCGATCGACCAGTCGCATTTGCAGGCCATTCTGGAACGGTACCTGGTGGCGTCACCGGCCTCAGCGGTCACTTCCGATGATCTGGCACACCTGGTGCCCCGTTTTCTGGGCGGGCTTGAGGGTCGGCGGGAACGCATGCGTTTGGCATTCCGGGCCAGGGATGCGAGCGCACTGCAGATGGAAAGCCACCAGATCAAAGGCACGGCCGGTGCCATGGGCTACCCCTTGATGACGCGCCAGGCGACCAGCCTGGAAAACCGATTGAGGGAAAATCCGCCGGATTGGGCGCGAATCGGCAAGGAGCTGAGAACTCTGGACGAGATGATTGAACGGGCGCTGCAGGGAGCGCCAGATGAGCGGGAAACAACACAGGAACAGGCCAATGACTGA
- the queC gene encoding 7-cyano-7-deazaguanine synthase QueC — protein sequence MTDTVVVIYSGGMDSFTLLHLARARGYKVHALSFNYGQRHVRELEAAAAVCQAEAIPHKVIDIRAMSEVMAGSSLTSDIAVPEGHYQEDSMKSTVVPNRNMILLSLATGYAVTAGAQAVWFGAHGGDHAIYPDCRPEFIEKMDAVCRVANYQPVAVEAPFMALDKGEILGEGLKLGLDYSQTWTCYNGRELACGRCGSCVERLEAFAAHGLKDPLAYESHA from the coding sequence ATGACTGACACCGTTGTCGTTATCTATTCCGGGGGCATGGACTCCTTTACCCTGCTCCATCTTGCCCGGGCCCGTGGCTATAAAGTGCATGCACTGTCGTTTAATTACGGTCAGCGCCATGTACGGGAGTTGGAGGCGGCAGCTGCGGTGTGTCAGGCGGAGGCGATTCCCCACAAGGTGATTGATATCCGCGCCATGAGTGAGGTGATGGCGGGGTCCTCACTGACCTCAGACATTGCCGTGCCGGAGGGGCACTATCAGGAAGACAGCATGAAGTCGACGGTGGTACCCAACCGCAACATGATCCTGCTGTCCCTGGCCACCGGCTATGCCGTCACGGCCGGTGCACAGGCGGTCTGGTTTGGTGCCCATGGCGGCGATCATGCTATTTACCCGGACTGCCGGCCGGAATTTATCGAAAAAATGGATGCGGTGTGCCGGGTGGCCAATTACCAGCCGGTGGCGGTTGAGGCACCTTTTATGGCGCTGGACAAGGGCGAGATTCTGGGCGAGGGGTTGAAGCTGGGCCTGGACTACAGCCAGACCTGGACCTGCTACAACGGCCGGGAGCTGGCCTGCGGCCGCTGCGGTTCCTGCGTTGAACGCCTCGAGGCGTTTGCCGCTCATGGCCTGAAAGACCCCCTGGCTTATGAGAGTCACGCCTGA